A genomic window from Cucumis melo cultivar AY chromosome 8, USDA_Cmelo_AY_1.0, whole genome shotgun sequence includes:
- the LOC103485367 gene encoding WAT1-related protein At5g64700-like, which produces MASLSKGDMLKNFMQAILGFTFGLNIAYGLGIKYTSATMGAAAYNCVPVTTFFLALISRMEKVNLKKASGIAKVGGSILCIAGVAVLAFYKGPHFNTLFKFHLFQTDHQQSHVSSKKEWILGCFLLFLTCLSWGLWFVLQAWVLRSCPSPLVVTFGQTFLSAIQSFFVAIAIERNPSQWKLAWNISLAAILYCGIFVIPIGTYLSSWVIKKKGPVFQAVTTPFNLIFTLIGSEFFFSDGISLGSITGAVLLVLSLYSVMWGKKKEASRLDTENTTNSVSDHA; this is translated from the exons ATGGCAAGTTTATCAAAAGGAGATATGTTGAAGAATTTCATGCAGGCCATCTTGGG ATTTACTTTTGGTTTGAACATTGCTTATGGATTAGGGATTAAATATACATCAGCAACCATGGGAGCTGCAGCCTATAATTGTGTCCCTGTCACCACATTCTTCTTGGCTCTTATTTCAAG GATGGAGAAAGTAAATTTAAAGAAAGCAAGTGGAATAGCCAAGGTTGGAGGCTCAATATTGTGCATTGCTGGTGTTGCCGTTCTTGCTTTTTACAAAGGCCCTCATTTTAATACACTCTTCAAATTTCACCTTTTTCAAACTGATCATCAACAATCTCATGTTTCTTCCAAGAAAGAATGGATTCTTGGCTGTTTCTTGCTCTTCCTTACTTGCCTTTCATGGGGGTTGTGGTTTGTTCTTCAG GCTTGGGTTTTGAGAAGTTGTCCATCTCCACTTGTGGTAACATTTGGACAAACATTTTTAAGTGCCATTCAATCATTTTTTGTGGCTATTGCAATCGAAAGAAATCCTTCTCAATGGAAGTTGGCTTGGAACATTTCCCTAGCTGCTATACTTTATTGC GGAATTTTTGTAATACCCATTGGAACCTATTTGTCAAGTTGGGTGATAAAAAAGAAAGGTCCAGTTTTCCAAGCTGTTACTACACCTTTTAATCTTATTTTCACACTCATTGGTtcagaatttttttttagtgaTGGAATTAGTTTGGGCAG CATAACTGGTGCTGTATTACTGGTCTTGAGCCTTTATAGTGTTATGTGGGGAAAAAAGAAGGAAGCGAGCCGTCTTGATACAGAAAACACCACGAATTCTGTTTCGGATCATGCGTAA